A part of Candidatus Woesearchaeota archaeon genomic DNA contains:
- a CDS encoding 30S ribosomal protein S9: MKSIHTSGKRKKAIARATLKEGTGKIRINKVNIDDFQPKMLRMKLREPLLLAGSYTNKVDIDIKVRGGGISGQADAARLAIAKSLVEYSKGEKLKNAFLKYDRHLLIADVRQREPNKPNDSKARKKRQKSYR, from the coding sequence ATGAAGTCCATACATACGTCAGGAAAAAGAAAAAAGGCCATTGCCAGGGCCACTTTAAAAGAAGGCACAGGCAAAATAAGGATAAATAAGGTCAACATAGATGATTTCCAGCCGAAGATGCTGAGAATGAAGCTCAGGGAGCCCCTGCTTCTGGCAGGAAGCTATACTAATAAGGTTGATATTGATATTAAGGTTCGCGGAGGCGGCATTTCGGGCCAGGCAGATGCAGCAAGGCTTGCCATAGCCAAGTCGCTGGTGGAATATTCAAAAGGCGAAAAGCTAAAAAATGCCTTTTTGAAATATGACCGGCACCTTCTTATTGCCGATGTGCGCCAGAGAGAACCAAATAAGCCGAACGATTCTAAGGCGAGAAAGAAAAGGCAAAAATCTTATAGGTGA
- a CDS encoding DNA-directed RNA polymerase subunit N produces MIIPIRCWSCGKPIGHLWEQFKERVAKGEERKKVMDGLGMERFCCRAIFLGHIDLIDIAGEFKKV; encoded by the coding sequence ATGATAATACCAATCAGGTGCTGGAGTTGCGGAAAACCCATTGGACACCTCTGGGAACAGTTCAAAGAAAGAGTTGCCAAGGGAGAAGAGCGGAAAAAGGTAATGGATGGGCTTGGCATGGAGAGGTTCTGCTGCAGGGCAATATTCTTAGGGCACATTGATCTTATAGATATAGCAGGCGAATTTAAGAAAGTCTGA